The following proteins are co-located in the Carassius auratus strain Wakin unplaced genomic scaffold, ASM336829v1 scaf_tig00214714_1_2670353, whole genome shotgun sequence genome:
- the eif1b gene encoding eukaryotic translation initiation factor 1b, translating to MSNIQNLQSFDPFADATKGDDLLPAGTEDKIHIRIQQRNGRKTLTTVQGISDDYDKKKLVKAFKKKFACNGTVIEHPEYGEVIQLQGDQRKNICQFLMEINIVKEEQLKVHGF from the exons ATGTCCAATATACAGAACCTCCAGTCCTTCG ATCCCTTTGCTGATGCAACTAAGGGTGACGACTTGCTCCCGGCTGGGACTGAGGATAAAATCCACATAAGGATTCAGCAACGGAACGGCCGCAAAACACTGACCACAGTGCAAGGCATCTCCGACGATTATGATAAAAAGAAACTTGTAAAAGCGTTTAAGAAG AAGTTTGCCTGCAATGGTACGGTGATCGAGCACCCGGAGTATGGAGAGGTGATTCAGTTACAGGGGGACCAGAGGAAGAATATCTGTCAGTTTTTGATGGAG ATCAACATTGTTAAGGAAGAGCAGTTGAAGGTTCACGGATTTTAA
- the neurod6a gene encoding neurogenic differentiation factor 6-A, which yields MLTLPFEDPVIMDTQFGANFPRDCVGEMKVTKQEPFKKEETLSHTMEDEDSEKDEDEREDGQDENGLPRRRGPRKKKMTKARVDRVKVRRMEANTRERNRMHGLNNALDSLRKVVPCYSKTQKLSKIETLRLAKNYIWALSEILSNGKRPDLLTFVQTLCKGLSQPTTNLVAGCLQLNSRNFITDQINSEASFSGRSPYESVYTTYHSPSVVTPSGPSVDAVKPFRPFNYCSSYESFYESVSPECGSPQFDGPLSPPMNFNGIFSLKHEEPVEYGKSCHYSTRYCAVPPRSSISQSARGSSDLHFPYDIHLRGQFYPVQEELNTFHN from the coding sequence ATGCTGACTCTTCCATTTGAGGATCCTGTCATAATGGACACTCAATTCGGGGCAAACTTTCCAAGGGACTGCGTGGGTGAAATGAAGGTCACTAAACAAGAGCCGTTTAAAAAGGAGGAGACGCTCTCCCACACGATGGAGGATGAGGATTCGGAGAAGGATGAGGACGAACGGGAGGACGGACAGGACGAGAACGGTCTGCCTCGGAGGAGAGGGCCTCGGAAAAAGAAAATGACCAAAGCTAGGGTGGACCGGGTCAAGGTGAGGCGCATGGAGGCAAACACCAGGGAGAGGAACCGAATGCACGGTCTGAACAACGCCCTGGACAGCCTGCGCAAGGTGGTGCCCTGCTACTCCAAAACCCAGAAACTGTCGAAAATCGAAACCCTGCGGCTGGCCAAGAACTACATCTGGGCGCTTTCCGAGATCCTGAGCAACGGGAAGAGGCCTGACCTCTTGACCTTCGTTCAGACCCTGTGCAAAGGGCTATCGCAGCCCACCACCAACTTAGTGGCCGGATGCCTGCAACTGAACTCAAGGAACTTCATCACGGATCAGATCAACAGCGAGGCGTCTTTCTCCGGCAGGTCGCCGTATGAATCCGTGTACACCACCTACCACAGTCCGAGTGTGGTGACGCCCTCGGGACCCTCGGTAGATGCGGTCAAACCCTTCAGGCCGTTCAACTACTGCAGCTCCTATGAGTCTTTCTACGAGAGTGTCTCGCCGGAATGCGGAAGCCCTCAGTTCGACGGTCCCTTAAGCCCTCCTATGAACTTTAACGGGATCTTTTCCCTCAAGCACGAAGAGCCGGTCGAATATGGCAAGAGCTGCCACTACAGCACGCGCTACTGCGCCGTGCCGCCGCGCTCCTCCATCAGCCAGAGCGCGAGAGGCTCCTCGGATCTCCATTTCCCATATGACATTCACCTCCGAGGCCAGTTTTACCCCGTGCAAGAAGAATTAAACACTTTTCATAATTAA